One Punica granatum isolate Tunisia-2019 chromosome 3, ASM765513v2, whole genome shotgun sequence genomic window carries:
- the LOC116198514 gene encoding 40S ribosomal protein S15a-1, with the protein MVRVSVLNDALKSMYNAEKRGKRQVMIRPSSKVIIKFLLVMQKHGYIGEFEYVDDHRAGKIVVELNGRLNKCGVISPRFDVGVKEIEGWTARLLPSRQFGYIVLTTSAGIMDHEEARRKNVGGKVLGFFY; encoded by the exons ATGGTGAGGGTCAGCGTCTTGAACGATGCTCTCAAGAGCATGTACAATGCGGAGAAAAGAGGAAAACGCCAGGTCATGATCAGGCCTTCGTCGAAAGTGATCATTAAGTTCCTCCTGGTCATGCAGAAGCATG GATACATCGGTGAGTTTGAGTATGTTGATGATCACAGAGCAGGTAAGATTGTCGTTGAACTGAATGGGAGACTAAACAAGTGCGGGGTTATCAGTCCCCGCTTCGATGTTGGAGTTAAGGAAATTGAAGGTTGGACTGCGAGATTGCTGCCTTCAAGACAG TTTGGATATATCGTGCTGACGACTTCTGCTGGCATTATGGACCACGAGGAAGCAAGGAGAAAGAATGTCGGTGGCAAAGTGCTTGGCTTCTTCTACTAG
- the LOC116198513 gene encoding histone H2B.3 codes for MAPKAAEKKPAEKKPAEEKKSAAADKAPAEKKPKAGKKLPKDAAGAGDKKKKRTKKSTETYKIYIFKVLKQVHPDIGISSKAMGIMNSFINDIFEKLAQEASRLARYNKKPTITSREIQTAVRLVLPGELAKHAVSEGTKAVTKFTSS; via the coding sequence ATGGCCCCAAAGGCAGCGGAGAAGAAGCCCGCTGAGAAGAAACCGGCGGAGGAGAAGAAGTCCGCCGCGGCGGATAAGGCGCCGGCGGAGAAGAAGCCCAAGGCCGGCAAGAAGCTCCCCAAGGACGCCGCTGGCGCCGGCgacaagaagaaaaagaggacGAAGAAGAGCACGGAGACCTACAAGATCTACATATTCAAGGTCCTCAAGCAGGTCCACCCTGACATCGGGATCTCCAGCAAGGCCATGGGGATTATGAACAGCTTCATCAACGACATCTTCGAGAAGCTCGCCCAGGAGGCCTCGAGGCTCGCGAGGTACAACAAGAAGCCCACCATCACTTCCCGGGAGATCCAGACTGCCGTCAGGCTCGTCCTCCCCGGTGAATTGGCCAAGCACGCTGTCTCTGAGGGCACCAAGGCGGTCACGAAGTTCACCAGCTCTTAA